One Tautonia rosea genomic window carries:
- a CDS encoding bifunctional folylpolyglutamate synthase/dihydrofolate synthase — MSTDAYRDCLDRLYARLDYERVGMPASASSTELRLGRMRRLLRRLGDPHQRLRIVHVAGTKGKGSTSTMIASALSAGGIRTGLFTSPHLHRLEERFVIDGAMMAPADLIDLFETVLPSVEAVERQWSAPTGLTFFEVTTAMGLLHFARSGCRAVALEVGMGGRLDSTNVVRPAVSVITSISLDHVRQLGPTLGHIAAEKAGILKRRTPAVIGVAEPEPRDVIHAIARARRCPVHQIGRDFDCSYETPAHPLIRPDHGRVSVRTWRRNWGSLRCPLPGEHQARNLAVALAALDALGEAEPELDLSVEAVVRGLSSLSWPARVEVVREAPWLVIDGAHNVASAGALAETLQSCFPKVPRTLVFGTSRDKDLPGQLRALLPLFDAVVATRFVENPRAVDPDTVAEAVTQLGGPPCVIAHEPTLALAEARRITPAEGLICVTGSLFLAAEARASALGLRGVPAGPRLVP, encoded by the coding sequence TTGAGCACCGACGCCTACCGGGATTGCCTCGACCGCCTTTACGCGCGGCTCGACTACGAACGAGTCGGCATGCCGGCCTCGGCTTCCTCGACCGAGCTTCGCCTCGGCCGAATGCGACGCTTGCTTCGCCGGCTGGGCGACCCGCATCAACGCTTGCGGATCGTCCACGTCGCCGGGACGAAGGGCAAGGGGTCGACCTCGACCATGATTGCCTCGGCTCTTTCGGCCGGCGGGATCAGGACCGGCCTGTTCACGTCGCCGCACCTGCACCGGCTGGAAGAGCGGTTCGTGATTGACGGCGCCATGATGGCTCCGGCGGACTTGATTGACCTGTTCGAAACGGTGCTCCCGAGCGTCGAAGCGGTTGAGCGGCAATGGTCTGCTCCGACCGGCCTGACGTTCTTCGAGGTCACGACGGCGATGGGCCTGCTCCACTTCGCCCGATCCGGCTGCCGAGCCGTGGCGCTGGAGGTAGGCATGGGAGGTCGGCTCGATTCGACCAACGTGGTGCGGCCGGCCGTGTCGGTCATCACGTCGATCTCGCTCGACCACGTCCGGCAGCTCGGGCCGACGCTCGGCCACATTGCGGCCGAGAAGGCGGGCATCCTGAAGCGGCGGACCCCGGCAGTGATCGGCGTGGCTGAGCCGGAGCCCCGAGACGTCATCCACGCCATCGCCAGGGCGAGACGCTGTCCTGTCCATCAGATCGGTCGTGATTTCGATTGCTCGTATGAAACTCCGGCACATCCCCTGATCCGTCCCGATCACGGTCGGGTGTCCGTCCGGACCTGGCGGCGTAACTGGGGATCGCTCCGCTGTCCCTTGCCGGGAGAACACCAGGCGAGGAACCTCGCCGTGGCACTGGCGGCGCTCGATGCCCTCGGCGAGGCGGAGCCGGAGCTTGATCTGTCGGTCGAAGCCGTCGTTCGGGGGCTCTCGAGCCTGAGCTGGCCGGCTCGGGTCGAGGTGGTGAGAGAGGCCCCCTGGCTGGTCATCGACGGGGCGCACAATGTGGCCTCGGCCGGGGCTCTGGCCGAAACGCTCCAATCGTGCTTTCCGAAGGTTCCCCGAACGCTCGTCTTCGGGACCAGTCGAGACAAAGATCTGCCGGGACAGCTTCGGGCCTTGCTGCCGCTGTTCGATGCCGTGGTCGCCACCCGGTTCGTCGAGAACCCCCGCGCAGTTGATCCCGACACTGTGGCCGAGGCCGTAACGCAGCTCGGCGGTCCTCCTTGCGTGATCGCCCATGAACCAACTCTCGCACTGGCCGAAGCGCGGCGGATCACTCCGGCCGAGGGCTTGATCTGCGTGACCGGCTCGTTGTTCCTCGCGGCTGAGGCGAGAGCCTCGGCCCTGGGGCTTCGAGGAGTTCCGGCCGGGCCTCGGCTCGTCCCTTGA
- a CDS encoding DUF423 domain-containing protein, which yields MNGAGWARIGAILGGVAVIAGTFGAHGLEGKVEPKALETFEIGVRYQMYHALALLAVGLLALRAGPSRAISAAGWLFLFGSIVFPGSLYLLVLAGGTANWLGMITPIGGVAFVAGWITLANACRPERLGPPKVSLDETSTRVAAGDPQRGP from the coding sequence ATGAACGGAGCAGGCTGGGCACGGATCGGGGCGATTCTCGGCGGCGTGGCGGTGATCGCCGGGACATTCGGGGCTCATGGTCTGGAGGGGAAAGTCGAGCCGAAGGCCCTGGAGACGTTCGAGATCGGCGTGCGCTACCAAATGTACCACGCCCTGGCGCTTCTGGCGGTTGGCCTACTGGCGCTTCGAGCGGGGCCGAGCCGGGCGATCTCGGCAGCAGGCTGGCTGTTCCTGTTCGGGTCGATCGTCTTTCCGGGGAGCCTGTATCTGCTGGTGCTTGCGGGAGGGACGGCCAACTGGCTCGGGATGATCACCCCGATTGGCGGGGTCGCGTTCGTCGCCGGATGGATCACCCTGGCCAATGCCTGCCGCCCCGAACGCCTCGGACCTCCCAAGGTTTCCCTCGACGAGACCTCGACCCGTGTGGCGGCAGGAGACCCGCAACGAGGGCCGTGA
- a CDS encoding phosphorylase family protein encodes MNQVLPAPEPADVGIVIALPIEADPIVELLHEIRTYSDPEGSNRAVTEGVLGGNTVVTLIVSGVGRSLATRGAKRLIGGHRPKWLLSVGFCGALDPDLKRNDVFFPTEIVDANRPDDPPLTIPFTPPESSPSSKIRISSGRLLTASKIVRTAAEKATLRDRFSADVVDMETAAVASLCADRSQRFLAVRVVSDEANTDLPPEVLTVMGPTGGFRLGATLGALMKRPSSVKDLWTLREHAIEASDRLAEVLPGIIAQLS; translated from the coding sequence ATGAACCAGGTCCTCCCCGCCCCCGAACCCGCCGACGTCGGGATCGTGATCGCCCTGCCCATCGAGGCCGACCCGATCGTCGAACTCCTGCACGAGATCCGCACCTACTCCGACCCCGAAGGCTCGAACCGCGCTGTAACCGAGGGCGTGCTCGGCGGGAACACCGTCGTCACCCTCATCGTCTCCGGGGTCGGCCGATCCCTCGCAACCCGAGGGGCGAAGCGCCTGATCGGCGGTCATCGGCCCAAATGGCTTCTCTCGGTCGGATTCTGCGGCGCCCTCGACCCCGACCTCAAACGCAACGACGTCTTCTTCCCCACCGAGATCGTCGACGCCAACCGCCCCGATGATCCTCCCCTGACCATTCCCTTCACCCCTCCCGAATCCTCCCCCTCCTCGAAAATCCGCATTTCCTCCGGCCGTCTCCTGACCGCGTCGAAGATCGTCCGCACCGCCGCCGAAAAGGCGACCCTTCGCGATCGGTTCTCCGCTGACGTCGTCGACATGGAAACCGCCGCCGTGGCCTCCCTCTGTGCCGACCGCAGTCAGCGCTTTCTGGCCGTTCGCGTTGTCAGCGACGAGGCCAACACGGACCTTCCCCCCGAGGTCCTCACCGTCATGGGCCCCACCGGCGGCTTCCGCCTCGGCGCGACCCTCGGTGCCTTGATGAAACGCCCGAGCAGCGTCAAGGACCTCTGGACCCTCCGCGAACACGCAATCGAGGCCTCCGACCGCCTCGCCGAGGTCCTCCCCGGCATCATCGCTCAGCTTTCCTGA
- a CDS encoding glycine cleavage system protein R, which translates to MHTYIVTVTAADRVGIVHSVTGSISEQGGNIIELSQTVLRGYFTIILAVAFPEAIDPRGLRDVIVARGERFDLKVAVLPDEGHHIDPVPGGDRFILTVLGQDSPGNIYRIAGKLADRGVNIVDLHARSDGPNFRLIMEAFLPPHLKPAELRADLEQFGAELGMEVYVQHEDIFLATNEPRPVRVGSSRNPEGSDVVVPH; encoded by the coding sequence ATGCATACTTATATTGTGACGGTTACAGCCGCCGACCGTGTCGGGATCGTCCACTCGGTCACCGGATCGATCTCTGAACAGGGCGGAAACATCATTGAATTGAGCCAGACGGTCCTTCGAGGCTATTTCACCATCATTCTGGCCGTGGCCTTTCCGGAGGCGATCGATCCTCGGGGCCTTCGTGATGTAATTGTCGCCCGAGGAGAGCGATTCGACCTGAAGGTCGCCGTCCTGCCGGATGAAGGCCATCACATCGATCCAGTGCCTGGTGGCGATCGCTTCATCCTCACCGTACTGGGACAGGACAGCCCGGGCAATATCTACCGGATCGCCGGAAAGCTGGCCGACCGAGGCGTGAATATCGTCGACCTGCATGCGCGATCCGACGGACCAAACTTCCGCTTGATCATGGAAGCATTCTTGCCTCCCCATCTGAAACCGGCCGAATTGCGTGCTGATCTGGAACAGTTCGGCGCGGAGTTGGGCATGGAAGTCTACGTGCAGCACGAGGACATTTTCCTGGCCACCAACGAACCGCGTCCGGTCCGGGTCGGTTCAAGCCGCAATCCTGAGGGGAGCGACGTCGTTGTACCGCACTGA
- a CDS encoding PFL family protein, translating into MYRTEDVLTTLGMVRQHKLDVRTVTMGVDLQSCASPDVATLCDRIRTRLLHYAGRLREVCQEVQGRYGIPIVNRRIAVSPIAGVAAGHDTEGLIAVARTLDATAAEVGVDLVGGFTAQVQKGWTEAEKRLIEALPLVLSTTQRVCSSVNVGTTAAGINMDAIALLGHVLKDTAERTRSHDGFGCAKLVIFGNAPTDNPFMAGAFHGAGEPDCVINIGVSGPGVVKAAVEDLVANAQTRPTLGEIAEEIKSTAFRVTRVGELIGREVAARLGVAFGIVDLSLAPTPEVGDSVGEILQVMGVKRLGAPGSTAALALLNDAVKKGGSFASSSVGGLSGAFVAVSEDAALADAVACGDLTLAKLEAMTAVCSVGLDMIAVPGDTDAETLAALIADEVAIGVINHKTTAVRIIPVPGKGAGDRAVFGGLFGEMDILPIHAAGGSGDFVRHGGRIPAPLSSLRN; encoded by the coding sequence TTGTACCGCACTGAGGACGTACTTACCACGCTGGGGATGGTCCGGCAGCATAAACTGGATGTCCGCACCGTCACAATGGGTGTGGACTTGCAGAGCTGTGCGTCTCCTGATGTTGCCACGCTGTGCGATCGCATCCGGACCCGCCTGCTGCATTATGCCGGTCGGCTCCGAGAGGTCTGCCAGGAGGTGCAGGGACGCTACGGCATTCCAATCGTCAACCGACGGATCGCCGTCAGCCCAATTGCTGGGGTCGCTGCCGGACACGATACCGAAGGGCTTATTGCCGTCGCCCGGACCCTCGACGCCACCGCGGCCGAGGTGGGTGTTGACCTCGTCGGCGGCTTCACGGCTCAGGTTCAAAAGGGCTGGACCGAGGCGGAGAAACGCTTGATCGAGGCCTTGCCGCTTGTGTTGTCGACGACGCAGCGCGTTTGTTCGTCGGTGAACGTCGGCACGACGGCGGCCGGCATCAACATGGATGCAATTGCCCTGCTCGGTCATGTGCTCAAGGACACGGCCGAGCGGACGCGATCGCACGACGGTTTTGGCTGCGCCAAGCTGGTGATCTTTGGCAACGCCCCGACCGACAACCCTTTCATGGCCGGCGCCTTCCACGGCGCAGGGGAACCAGACTGCGTGATCAACATCGGCGTGAGCGGTCCCGGCGTGGTCAAGGCCGCGGTTGAGGACCTCGTGGCCAACGCTCAGACCCGCCCCACGCTGGGCGAAATTGCCGAAGAGATCAAGAGCACCGCCTTCCGCGTCACCCGAGTCGGTGAGCTGATCGGCCGGGAAGTGGCCGCTCGGCTCGGAGTCGCATTTGGGATTGTCGATTTGTCGCTTGCGCCGACCCCCGAGGTAGGCGATTCGGTCGGTGAGATTCTTCAGGTGATGGGGGTCAAACGCCTGGGGGCTCCCGGCTCGACCGCAGCGCTGGCCCTGCTTAATGACGCCGTGAAGAAGGGGGGGAGCTTCGCCAGCTCCAGCGTCGGCGGTTTGTCCGGTGCGTTTGTGGCGGTGAGTGAGGATGCCGCCCTGGCCGATGCCGTCGCCTGCGGCGACCTGACCCTGGCGAAGCTCGAAGCCATGACGGCGGTGTGCTCGGTCGGACTCGACATGATTGCCGTCCCGGGCGACACCGACGCCGAGACGCTCGCCGCGCTGATCGCCGACGAGGTCGCCATTGGCGTCATCAACCACAAGACGACCGCCGTGCGGATCATCCCCGTCCCCGGCAAGGGTGCCGGCGACCGCGCCGTCTTTGGCGGCCTGTTCGGCGAGATGGACATCCTGCCCATCCACGCCGCAGGTGGCAGCGGAGACTTCGTTCGCCACGGTGGTCGGATTCCGGCCCCACTGTCCAGCTTGAGAAATTAA
- a CDS encoding sugar phosphate isomerase/epimerase family protein yields MIYLSAFADEISADPSEQLDTLLIHSIRFVEFRSIFGTNVLDLTTEQHEQFRTMLQERGMGLSAIGSPIGKIKADEPFEPHLDRYKIALDLCDFYECPRIRVFSYYIPEGTEPEAHRDEVIRRMTAMAKIAEERGVTLLLENEKGIYGDTAERVKDLLDAVHSPALGHAFDPANYLEVGQPVDKAWSMLRDRVAHFHVKDYDTKLKKNVPAGEGEGMIPQLIADAVAKGFDGYCVLEPHLVVAEASYGFTGPDRFGDAAVALQTALSREGVTYA; encoded by the coding sequence ATGATCTATCTGAGTGCCTTCGCCGACGAGATCTCGGCCGACCCCTCCGAACAGCTCGACACCCTCCTCATTCACAGCATCCGCTTCGTCGAGTTCCGCTCCATCTTCGGCACCAATGTGCTCGACCTCACCACCGAGCAGCACGAGCAGTTCCGCACCATGCTCCAGGAACGCGGCATGGGACTCAGCGCCATCGGCTCTCCCATCGGCAAAATCAAGGCCGACGAGCCGTTCGAGCCCCACCTCGACCGCTACAAGATCGCCCTCGACCTCTGCGACTTCTACGAGTGCCCCCGCATCCGGGTCTTCTCCTACTACATCCCCGAGGGGACCGAACCGGAGGCCCACCGCGACGAGGTCATCCGCCGCATGACCGCCATGGCCAAAATCGCCGAGGAGCGCGGCGTGACCCTCTTGCTGGAGAACGAGAAAGGGATCTACGGCGACACCGCCGAACGGGTCAAGGACCTGCTCGACGCCGTCCACTCCCCCGCGCTCGGCCATGCCTTCGACCCGGCCAATTACCTTGAAGTCGGCCAGCCGGTCGACAAGGCCTGGTCGATGCTCCGCGATCGGGTCGCCCACTTCCACGTGAAGGACTACGACACGAAGCTCAAGAAGAACGTTCCTGCCGGCGAGGGTGAGGGCATGATCCCCCAGCTCATCGCCGACGCCGTGGCCAAGGGCTTCGACGGCTACTGCGTGCTCGAACCCCACCTCGTCGTCGCCGAGGCCAGCTACGGCTTCACCGGCCCCGATCGCTTCGGCGATGCCGCCGTCGCCCTGCAAACCGCCCTGTCTCGCGAAGGAGTCACCTACGCCTGA
- a CDS encoding 3-keto-disaccharide hydrolase, producing MSVIRNSWTLPIAFALAVLLAGSVPGVRAAEETANTLSDEEIAAGWIQLFDGTTTFGWKVDAEEQAEAVAVADGALIVRGPAVVRTTTEFGPCTIRFACRYMGTGDALMALIRPETRPAALVTLDAVGPTEPETWDRYELTADMEGIDGQMETRDGGFLAAGVFQEKYLVAGPVRQAVGFRVGEGATLMLRDVELKPGAMTPIFNGKDLTGWTVLDGGESVYSVTDEGYLNVSNGRGDIQTEGQYDDFILQLDIFSNGEHLNSGIFFRALPGQFWSGYESQIRNEYEGDDRTNPVDYGTGAIYRRVAARKVVADDFEWFTKTLVAGGNHFAVWVNGYQVTDWYDDREPADNGRNGFKAAPGVISIQGHDPTTDLSFRNLRIAELPRDE from the coding sequence ATGTCCGTGATCCGAAACTCGTGGACCCTTCCCATTGCCTTTGCCTTGGCGGTGCTGCTGGCCGGGTCGGTACCGGGCGTTCGTGCCGCCGAGGAGACCGCCAACACCCTCTCGGACGAGGAAATCGCTGCGGGCTGGATCCAGCTCTTTGACGGCACGACAACCTTTGGCTGGAAGGTGGACGCTGAGGAGCAGGCCGAGGCCGTCGCGGTCGCCGACGGGGCCTTGATCGTCCGGGGGCCGGCGGTCGTGCGGACGACCACCGAGTTCGGTCCATGCACGATCCGCTTTGCCTGCCGCTATATGGGAACGGGCGATGCGCTGATGGCCTTGATCCGTCCCGAGACCCGGCCCGCAGCGCTGGTTACGCTCGATGCCGTCGGTCCGACGGAACCGGAGACCTGGGATCGTTACGAATTGACCGCCGACATGGAGGGGATTGACGGGCAGATGGAAACCCGAGACGGCGGGTTTCTGGCCGCGGGAGTGTTTCAGGAGAAGTATCTCGTCGCAGGTCCGGTGCGTCAAGCGGTTGGCTTCCGCGTTGGTGAAGGGGCCACTTTGATGCTCCGCGACGTTGAGCTGAAGCCCGGGGCAATGACGCCGATCTTTAACGGCAAGGATCTGACCGGCTGGACGGTGCTCGACGGGGGAGAGTCGGTTTACTCGGTGACGGACGAGGGATATCTCAACGTCTCGAATGGCCGGGGAGACATTCAAACCGAAGGCCAGTACGATGACTTCATCCTGCAGCTCGACATCTTCTCGAACGGCGAGCACCTGAACAGCGGCATCTTTTTCCGCGCGCTCCCCGGCCAGTTCTGGAGCGGGTACGAATCGCAGATCCGCAACGAATACGAAGGCGACGACCGTACGAACCCCGTCGATTACGGTACTGGGGCCATCTATCGCCGCGTCGCCGCCCGGAAGGTCGTGGCCGACGATTTTGAATGGTTCACCAAGACGCTCGTCGCCGGCGGCAACCACTTCGCCGTCTGGGTCAACGGCTATCAGGTCACCGATTGGTACGACGACCGGGAACCGGCCGACAACGGGCGCAACGGATTCAAGGCCGCGCCGGGGGTTATCAGCATTCAAGGACATGACCCAACAACCGATCTGAGCTTCCGCAACCTTCGGATCGCCGAACTGCCCCGCGACGAGTGA
- a CDS encoding response regulator — translation MRLKSRHRSHATPDDPKADRGTFIERSTPPIVSVAEQKGVTTVAHSDRFAIVVADDDQALRTVTANCLRDAGMTVWEAADGNEAIALVRKHHPRVLVLDLWMPHRDGLQVLEVLRFDPLATGLQVVVLTGDGQADGRLLALAGGASRILLKGGPFEELLETVRSCAEHTLSTPFDLDVLDDNENDDDDREGPGAVPVSHDPQRDLHPTRPDLP, via the coding sequence TTGAGGCTTAAGAGTCGCCACCGAAGCCATGCCACACCGGACGATCCAAAGGCAGACCGGGGCACGTTCATCGAGCGATCAACCCCGCCGATCGTGAGCGTTGCCGAGCAGAAGGGGGTGACGACCGTGGCCCATTCCGACCGATTTGCGATCGTGGTGGCCGACGACGATCAGGCCTTGCGCACCGTAACCGCCAATTGCCTGCGAGACGCCGGCATGACCGTCTGGGAGGCCGCCGACGGGAATGAGGCCATCGCCCTGGTGCGAAAGCATCACCCGCGCGTCCTTGTCCTCGACCTCTGGATGCCCCACCGAGACGGTTTGCAGGTGCTCGAGGTCTTGCGGTTCGATCCGCTGGCAACCGGCTTGCAGGTCGTGGTACTGACCGGAGACGGCCAGGCGGATGGTCGATTGCTCGCCCTCGCGGGAGGAGCGTCGCGGATCCTGCTCAAAGGCGGACCGTTCGAGGAACTGCTGGAAACCGTCCGCTCGTGTGCCGAGCACACCCTCAGCACACCCTTCGACCTCGACGTGCTCGACGATAACGAGAACGATGACGACGATCGGGAAGGGCCGGGAGCCGTGCCCGTGTCTCACGATCCTCAACGCGACCTTCACCCCACCAGGCCCGACCTGCCTTGA
- a CDS encoding vWA domain-containing protein: MRRSSPTEPRPPLRWFVTLALLGASVLIRPALADEPKPSDNPPRPEPTDRKDSPATDGEKADPPTPRRVGPTVRSVNALADQRRPSAGDPYDGSIDWRSIPAWQQTSFFGIRAKGSFFVFVVDCSGSMDDDLRIDRARQELRRCINSLRYPQRFLVIFFNNQSIPMAGGIPQSADTKSKRAAMAWLNSIVPEGETDPRSSMKLALGLRPDAVFLLTDGEFPNGTETTILSRNPDRIPIHCIDLGGSRGTEQLRAIAEESGGRYLARTGSP, translated from the coding sequence ATGCGACGATCATCCCCGACTGAGCCGAGGCCGCCGCTTCGATGGTTCGTAACCCTTGCGCTGCTGGGTGCCTCGGTGCTCATCCGGCCCGCACTCGCCGACGAGCCGAAGCCTTCCGACAACCCACCAAGGCCCGAGCCGACGGACCGCAAGGACAGCCCGGCCACCGACGGAGAAAAGGCCGACCCGCCTACTCCTCGTCGCGTCGGCCCGACCGTCCGATCGGTCAACGCCCTGGCCGATCAGCGCCGCCCCTCGGCGGGCGATCCGTACGACGGTTCGATCGACTGGCGGAGCATCCCCGCCTGGCAGCAAACCTCGTTCTTCGGCATCCGGGCCAAGGGGTCCTTCTTCGTCTTCGTCGTCGATTGTTCCGGCAGCATGGACGACGACCTGCGGATCGACCGGGCCCGGCAGGAACTCCGACGCTGCATCAACAGCCTGCGATACCCCCAGCGCTTCCTGGTCATCTTCTTCAACAACCAATCGATCCCGATGGCCGGCGGCATCCCTCAATCGGCCGACACCAAGAGCAAGCGAGCGGCGATGGCCTGGCTTAACTCCATCGTCCCCGAAGGCGAGACCGACCCCCGATCCTCGATGAAGCTGGCCCTCGGCCTCCGACCCGACGCCGTCTTCCTGCTCACCGACGGCGAATTCCCAAACGGGACTGAGACGACCATCCTCAGCCGCAACCCCGATCGCATCCCGATCCACTGCATCGACCTCGGCGGCAGCCGAGGCACCGAGCAGCTTCGCGCCATCGCCGAGGAGTCCGGCGGGCGCTACCTTGCCCGGACCGGCTCCCCCTGA
- a CDS encoding TerC family protein — MFEVLTTADWMTLGGTILTLIALEGLLSADNALVLAVMVRHLPREQQKKALRYGIIGAFVFRFIAVLLAARILDYWQLEVIGGIYLLQLAVRHLWTGEDEPHYDDDDASLAEGQVAPVLHEAGASERSAPPKRRRHRGGFWATVAGVEMADIAFSIDSILAAVAIADGMPEHLHDVEFGFFTLKTWVIYIGGVLGIITMRFVAGYFLLLLNRFKGLAVGAYLLVGWIGLKLIGSGLHHALYRGEERLTGGWKDEVPEWLAHNLEMPSWFFWSGMLLILVMSMVFSPRKPESGSTRLS, encoded by the coding sequence TTGTTTGAGGTCTTGACCACTGCCGACTGGATGACGCTGGGCGGGACGATTCTGACGCTGATCGCACTGGAAGGGCTGCTCAGTGCCGACAATGCGCTGGTGCTGGCGGTGATGGTCCGCCACCTGCCCCGAGAGCAGCAGAAAAAGGCCCTGCGCTACGGGATCATCGGCGCGTTCGTCTTCCGGTTCATCGCCGTCTTGCTGGCGGCGAGGATTCTGGACTACTGGCAACTGGAGGTGATCGGCGGCATCTATCTGTTGCAACTGGCTGTCCGACATCTGTGGACGGGAGAAGACGAACCGCACTACGACGACGACGACGCGAGTTTGGCCGAGGGGCAGGTTGCGCCAGTCTTGCACGAGGCCGGAGCGTCGGAACGCAGTGCCCCTCCGAAGCGACGGCGCCATCGCGGGGGCTTCTGGGCCACGGTCGCGGGAGTCGAGATGGCGGATATTGCCTTCTCGATCGACTCGATCCTCGCCGCCGTGGCCATTGCCGACGGGATGCCCGAGCATCTGCATGATGTGGAGTTCGGGTTCTTCACGCTCAAGACCTGGGTGATCTACATCGGGGGGGTCCTGGGGATCATCACGATGCGGTTCGTGGCCGGGTACTTCCTGCTCTTGCTGAACCGGTTCAAGGGGTTGGCGGTCGGGGCGTATCTGCTGGTCGGTTGGATCGGGTTGAAGCTGATCGGATCGGGCCTGCATCACGCCTTGTATCGGGGCGAGGAGCGTCTGACGGGCGGCTGGAAGGACGAGGTTCCGGAATGGCTCGCCCACAACCTGGAGATGCCGAGCTGGTTTTTCTGGAGCGGGATGCTGCTGATCCTGGTGATGAGCATGGTCTTCAGCCCTCGGAAACCGGAAAGCGGATCGACCAGATTGAGTTGA